One window from the genome of Osmerus eperlanus chromosome 1, fOsmEpe2.1, whole genome shotgun sequence encodes:
- the LOC134020667 gene encoding deoxyribonuclease-1-like, whose protein sequence is MKIASFNIQKLGLNKVANKDVLSYIIKIVSRYSVILILEVVDRSGKAMRTFLEELNSKQDNRKHPYTMAQSSRLGRDSYKEQFVFLYREDQVRLTDSYQYEDDQAGDEDAFAREPYILRFTCLSTVLSDLVLIPVHTQPTDSQKELDELYDVVEVVREKWETDNILILGDFNADGRYVSRSGMRDIRIRSDANYHWLIADDVDTTASTANDHTYDRIVVYGDNMMAAIVPNSAKPFNYQQEFHLSTDIALSISDHYPVEVELKKKQMSGQEAKKKRSQTPQRKKTVPKAQKKMVAGPEKKEDVQKPQKKTVSKTRKIVAGLKKKEEVQEPQKKRVGACSLTQRAAKRKK, encoded by the exons ATGAAGATAGCTTCCTTCAACATCCAGAAGTTGGGCTTGAATAAAGTGGCCAATAAGGatgtcctgtcctacatcatcAAG ATTGTGTCTCGTTACAGTGTCATCCTAATCTTGGAGGTTGTAGACAGGTCTGGCAAGGCCATGAGGACCTTCCTGGAGGAGCTCAACAGCAAACA GGATAACAGGAAGCACCCCTACACCATGGCACAGAGCAGCAGGTTAGGCCGAGACTCCTACAAAGAGCAGTTTGTGTTCCTCTACAG AGAGGACCAGGTGAGGCTGACTGACAGCTACCAGTATGAAGACGACCAGGCTGGGGACGAGGATGCGTTCGCGAGGGAACCCTACATCTTGCGCTTCACCTGTCTCAGCACAG tccTCAGCGACCTGGTGCTGATCCCGGTGCATACCCAGCCTACGGACTCTCAGAAGGAGTTGGATGAGCTGTACGATGTGGTCGAGGTGGTCAGGGAGAAGTGGGAGACTGAT aacaTCTTGATACTGGGAGATTTCAACGCAGACGGTCGCTATGTCTCCAGGTCGGGCATGAGGGACATCAGGATCCGCTCTGACGCCAATTATCATTGGCTGATAGCAGATGATGTGGACACAACAGCCAGCACTGCCAATGATCACACCTACGACAG GATTGTGGTGTATGGAGACAATATGATGGCGGCCATTGTTCCTAACTCAGCTAAGCCCTTCAACTACCAGCAAGAATTCCATCTTTCTACAGATATC gctCTCAGTATCAGTGACCACTACCCTGTTGAGGTTGAGCTGAAGAAGAAACAAATGAGTGGCCAAGAAGCTAAGAAAAAGAGATCCCAGACACCTCAGAGAAAGAAGACAGTTCCAAAAGCCCAGAAAAAGATGGTTGCAGGaccagagaagaaggaggatgtCCAGAAACCACAAAAGAAGACAGTTTCAAAAACACGGAAAATTGTTGCAGGACTAAAGAAGAAGGAAGAAGTCCAGGAACCACAAAAGAAAAGAGTGGGTGCCTGTAGTCTGACCCAGAGAGCAGCAAAGAGGAAAAAGTAA
- the si:dkey-222f2.1 gene encoding intermediate filament protein ON3: protein MSLRTKRISSSSSVRSSNGRLGSPGALGGFSGMSLSSSPLYGGSSSHLGPSLSSLSVNRSLLVPLNLEIDPSLQLSRTQEKDQMKGLNNRFASFIDKVRFLEQQNKMLETKFDLLHGQGLADSSVEPMFDAYMANLRRQMDVVNNDKTKLDGELRNMQGLVEDFKHKYEDEINKRNNLENDFVILKKDVDSAYLVKADLEDKVGALTDEINFLRSIYEEELRELQASMRDTSVIVQMDNSRHLNMDQIVAEVKAQYEDIAAHSREEAESWYKNKFEQMSMQASQYGDELKNIKGEIADLNRMISRLQSEIEAVKAQRGNLENQLAEAEERGELAVKEARVRTRDLEDALQRAKQDMARQLREYQELMNVKLALDIEIATYRKLLEGEEDRLGQQSILSIQAVASHSSKATNGYHSSSPTPKLLIKTTETRDNSRFSSH from the exons ATGAGCCTGAGGACCAAGCGGATCAGCTCCAGCAGTTCAGTGCGGAGCAGCAACGGGAGGCTGGGGAGCCCCGGGGCTCTAGGGGGCTTCAGCGGGATGTCACTGAGCAGCAGCCCTCTGTACGGGGGCTCCAGCAGTCACCTgggcccctccctgtcctccctctccgtcAACAGGAGCCTGCTGGTGCCACTCAACCTGGAGATTGACCCCAGCCTGCAGCTGTCCAGGACCCAGGAGAAGGATCAGATGAAAGGCCTCAACAATCGCTTTGCCTCTTTCATTGACaag gTGCGTTTCCTGGAGCAGCAGAACAAGATGCTGGAGACCAAGTTTGACCTGCTGCATGGTCAGGGGTTGGCTGACTCCAGCGTGGAGCCCATGTTTGACGCTTACATGGCCAACCTGCGGCGCCAGATGGACGTGGTCAACAATGACAAAACCAAGCTGGACGGAGAGCTGAGAAACATGCAGGGACTGGTGGAGGACTTCAAGCACAA ATACGAGGACGAGATCAACAAGAGGAACAACCTGGAGAACGACTTTGTGATCCTGAAGAAG GATGTGGACTCTGCATACCTGGTCAAGGCTGACCTGGAAGACAAAGTGGGTGCGCTCACAGACGAGATCAATTTCCTGAGGAGCATCTACGAAGAG GAGTTGAGGGAGCTGCAGGCCAGCATGCGGGACACGTCAGTCATCGTCCAGATGGACAACTCCCGGCACCTCAACATGGACCAGATCGTGGCAGAGGTCAAGGCTCAATATGAGGATATTGCTGCCCACAGCCGTGAGGAGGCGGAGTCATGGTACAAGAACAAG TTTGAACAGATGTCCATGCAGGCCAGTCAGTATGGTGACgagctgaagaacatcaaaggaGAGATCGCTGATCTCAATCGCATGATCAGCCGACTGCAGTCTGAAATAGAGGCCGTCAAGGCCCAG CGAGGGAACCTGGAGAACCAGCTGGCTGAGGCTGAGGAGCGGGGGGAGCTGGCTGTGAAGGAGGCCAGGGTGCGGACCCGGGACCTGGAGGATGCCCTGCAGAGGGCCAAGCAGGACATGGCTCGTCAGCTTCGGGAGTACCAGGAGCTGATGAATGTGAAGCTGGCCCTGGACATTGAGATTGCCACCTACAGGAAGCtgctggaaggagaggaggacag GCTGGGCCAGCAGTCCATCCTGAGCATTCAGGCTGTGGCCAGTCACA GTTCCAAAGCAACCAATGGTTACCATAGCAGCTCCCCAACTCCCAAACTACTGATCAAGACGACAGAGACAAGAGACAACTCCAGATTCAGCTCTCACTGA